The Rhizobium leguminosarum region GAGATTCTATCGAAAGTGATCGCCGGCCGGATGACGATGGTGTCGGCGGCGCATGTGCTTGATCTGAGTACACGCCAAGTGCGAAGGCTGTCGGATCGGATCAGAACGGCCGGTGCGGCGTCGATCCGGCACAAGGCGATCGGCCGACCGTCGAACAACCGGATCAGCGATGGCGTTCGAGATTACGCCGTGACGCTGGTTGGCGAACGCTATGCAGACTTCGGACCAACCTTGGCGGCCGAGAAGCTTGCCGAGCTCGATGGCTTGCGGGTGTCGCGCGAGACGTTGCGCAGCTGGATGGTGGATGCGGGCCTGTGGCTGTCGCGCAAGCAGCGGCGGACGTTTCATCAGCCGCGCTTGCGACGTGAAGCCTATGGGGAGCTGGTGCAGATCGACGGGTCCGAGCATCGCTGGTTCGAAGATCGTGGGCCGGCCTGCTCGCTGCTGGTGTTCGTCGACGATGCGACGGGCAAGCTGATGCAGTTGCGCTTCGTGCGCTCGGAAAGCGCCTTCAGCTATTTCGAGGCGCTGGAGCTTTATTTGAAGGATCACGGCGCGCCCGTTGCCTTTTATTCCGACAAGCATTCGGTGTTTCGGGTGGCGAAGAAGGATGCCAAGGGTGGCCAGGGCATGACCCAGTTCGGGCGTGCGCTCTCAGAGCTAAACATCGAGATTCTTTGCGCAAATTCGAGCCAGGCGAAGGGTCGCGTCGAGCGGATGAACCGGACGCTGCAGGATCGGCTGGTCAAGGAACTGCGGCTGGCGGGGATTTCCGGCATGGACGACGGCAACGCTTTCCTGTCCGGTTTCATTGAGCGCTACAATGGGCGATTTGCGATTGTCCCTACCCGGTCCGATAATCTGCATCGGCCGATGAATCTTGCGTCGGACCGGCTGAAGGAGATCCTGTGCAAGCGTGAGCAGCGTTATGTCGGGGCGCAGCTGACGTTTTCGTTCGAGCGCCAGCGGATCATGCTGGAAGAGAACGAGGTGACGCGTGGCCTGGTTGGCCGTTATGTCGAGACCTATGCCTTTGCCGATGGCCGGCTGGACGTGCGCTGGAAAGGCTATTCCCTGCCCTACAAGACGTTCGACAAGGACCAGCGGGTGACGCATGCGGCGATCACCGAGAACAAGCGGCTCGGTGACGTTCTGGCCTATATCAAAGAGCGCCAGGATCAGCAGACAAGGCCGAAGGTCAAGAGTAACAGCGAGAAGAATGGCTACACGCCGCGGGGCCGAAAGCCGGGCCGCAAGACAGACTTCATGGACGATCCTGCAGTGATTGCGAGGCGCGAGAAGGCGCTGTTGAGGCAAGCGTCTCGACGACATGCTTTCCGTCGTCGCCGAGCTGCAGGCTGGGCGGGAACAGCAGCGCAGCAAGAGCGGCCCTCGCCGCACCGGCCAGACGGATCATATGTTCGGTATTCCCGATGGCAGCCAGGGCAATGGTTATCAGAAGCGTGGCCGCAAGCCTGGCCGGCGGACGGACTTCATGAATGATCCGGAGGTCATCGCAAAAAGGCAGAAGGCGCTGGCGCGCATGGAGGCCGCGGAATGATCGCCTGCATTCACAGTCTCAAAGCTAAAGCCGAAGGGTGTTCCTCACCCGCCCCCGCTCCTCCCTTGCAACCCGGTCCAGCCGGTCGGATCGGCGGCTAATCCGAAGCGCAAGTGTCGCGTTTCTAACCGGCTGACAGCGTCGCGCATCTAACCAGCTTTGACAGTGGGTGTAGCCGGGGTGGGTTCAAGGATGAAGTGCGACTTGCAATAGATAACAACGGTTTATCCCTGCAAGGAACGAGACATGAAGCGCACCTACTCCCAGATCGATATGGACGAACGCCGCAAGATTGCTCGCTGGCGTACGGCTGGGATCAGCGTTGACGTGATCGCCGAGAAGCTGCACCGACATCGCTCAACGATTTTCCGTGAGCTGCGCCGCAATACGTTCGAGGATGGTGAGATGCCCGACCTCAACGGTTACTACTGCGTGATGGCCAATGACATGGCGCGAGAACGGCGTGCCAAGCTGCGCAAACTTGCCCGGTTCTCGCAGCTGCGCCAATCGGTGATCGAGCGCATCATGCATGGCTGGTCGCCACAACAGATCGCTGGCCGATTGCAGCTTGAGCGCCATCCGATCTCCGTCAGCCATGAGACGATCTATAAGTTCGCCTATTCCTCGGACGGTCATGCGATCAAGCTGTGGAGACATCTGCCGGAGCATCGTGCCAGACGCCGGCCGCGCCATGCCAGGCGCCGCCATGGCAGGCGTTTCACCCCGGATGTCAACATTCTCTACCGGCCAGACGCCGTCGCCGAGCGCAAACAGTTCGGGCATTGGGAATGCGATCTCATCCAGTTTCGCAAGAAGTTCGGAAAGGCCAACGTGACGTCGCTGGTCGAACGGGTCAGCCGATTTGCCGTCTTGCTGCGCAACAACGACCGGCAATCGAGGCCGGTGATGGACGGCCTGATCCAGGTGCTACAATCCCTGCCCCACCTCGCCCGTCGCTCGATCCCCTTCGATCGTGGCACGGAGTTCACCGACTGGCCTTACCTGCAGGCCAGCATCGGAGCGCAGACATGGTTTTGCGATCCGCAATCCCCGTGGCAGAAGGGCACCGTCGAGAACACCAATAGACGGGCCAGGAAATGGCTCTCGAGAGAGGTGGATCCACTGTCTCTCAGCGACCGCGATCTCACCGAGATCTGCAATCACCTGAACGCGACACCACGCAAATGTCTCGGCTACAAAACACCCGCCGAAGTCTTCCGTCAGAAACTCCTCGCGCAAATCCGGCGTACCCGTTAGCCTCTCGAAACCCGCAAGTCGCGGTTCGCCATGAACTCACAACGCCGAACAATGCGCCGGGATAGCACGGGGACTGAAATTCTGGTGCCGTGGGCGTGTATCGAGCTTCGGTTTGCCGTTGATAATCTGACTAGCGACCCCGTATGCGCGATCAGAAGCACAGCGATCGAGAAATAACGCTGCGAGCGCCTAGTGAGGTTGGACAAGCGGTTTAGCTGATGTTGCGGCGTGAGCAGGATCATTGCCAGATGCGTGGAGAAACCCTTGCTGGAAATATCAATCGAAAGCCGTCCATAAACCTGCTGCAGCCTGTCGAGCTCTTGAGTCCTCACCGCCTCAATCGTTACACCAACGCCGTCTGTTCGGTTGGGTGAGCTATCACATGACCGAATGAACAAGCCGAAGCCACTGTATCTGACGGGACCTGCTGCGCGAGGCAGCGCCAGCGCCATCCTTCAAACGCATGACAACGATTTGCGACATTGTCGTCAACTTTGTCAGATCACCGACAAAGGCTACCTCCTCGATCGCGCGCCTTTTTCCGCCCACATAACTGGAATCGCAGCAAATTGTTGTTCGTCAACTCAATCGGCCTGCTTGGCACGAATCTTGAGAGCTATTGCGAGGCAGCGGAACGGCCGCTGCATCCGCATTGCGGGATAACCGCATTGCTTCGAACACATGAAGGAACGCCAAGCATGGCAGCTCTGCGTCAGATCGCATTCTATGGAAAGGGCGGAATTGGCAAGTCCACTACGTCCCAAAACACGCTAGCGGCCCTCGTGGACCATCACGTACCACGGATACCGGTGATCATCCGAATTGGGGGAAACGCTGAATGACCAGCAATTTGAAAAAGGCCCTGACACGTCTTGTTGATGCGGCCAAGCACCTCAACATCAACCCGACAATTCTCCTACCGAGCGCAGCAGACACCCGCTGTCGCAAAACTGACAAAGCTGTCGCACTTTGACCCCTGGCGAAAGCGGATTGGTCTGAAATCCCCAAGGTAATCAGCGCGCCATCGGCCTGGCACGACGAGTGCTAGGAGACACCAAGAAAGGAAGACACCAATGGACCCCCTTCTTGAAAATATTCTCCAGTCCCTTTTGGAAGCAGCCAGGAACCGGGATCTTGATCCCGACGGTCGCGAAAGGAATACGCCAATGGCCACCCTTTTTGACAATACCCTAAAGCGCCTCATTGAAGCAGCCGAGCACCGGGATCTTGATCCAGGTTTTCTCGAAAAGCTGAAAAACGCTCTCGAGATGACGCAGGCGCGTCTGTCGATCCGCATGGACGACGGCTCGACCAAGTGCTTTTTGGCCTTCCGCTGCCGTTATGACGATAGCCTCGGTCCAACGAAGGGCGGCATTCGCTTTCACCAGCAAGTGAACGCCGATGAAGTGATGGCGCTTGCACTAATGATGACCTCGAAGTGTGCCGTGATGGACCTGCCATTTGGCGGCGGAAAGGGCGGCGTGAAGGTGGATCCTCGCGGCCTCTCCAACACGGAACAGGAACGCCTCTCCCGCGCCTACGTCCGGGCTTTCGCCGGGGTCATTGGTCCAGATCGGGACATTCCAGCCCCTGATGTCGGCACCAATGAAAAGACCATGGCGTGGATGATGGACGAATACAGCACCATTGTCGGCAAGAGGACGCCAGCGGTGATTACCGGCAAACCCGTCATGCTTGGCGGCTCGCTCGGGCGCGACGATGCGACGGCACGCGGAGCCTATAACATCATACAACATAAAGCCCGCACTCTCGGATTGAAGCCTGGGGATCGGGTGGCGATCCAGGGCTTTGGCAACGCCGGCATGCACACGGCGCAGTTGATGGCTGCTGACGGATACAAGATCGTGGCGGTCTCGGACTCTAAGGGTGCGGTCCATGCCCCGGCTGGTTTCGACATCGGCGAACTGCTTGACGCCAAGCGTCGCGGCGGAAGTGTCACCAGCATGGCAGGTTCGGCTGGGGTATCCGAGATTCCTGGCGACGCGCTCGTGGCGGTCGAATGTGAGGTCCTCGCCTTGGCAGCCCTGGAGAATATGGTTCACAAGGGCAACGCGGGAAGCATAAAGGCCTCGGTTATTGTCGAACTCGCCAATGGCCCGATCACCCCGGAGGCCGACGAGATCCTCGAGGCCATGAGCGTCGTAATTCTACCGGATATCCTCGCGAACGCTGGTGGCGTTACGGTTTCTTACTTCGAATGGCTCCAGAACCGCCAGGGCGATCGATGGACCCTCGACCAGGTGCATGCGCGGCTGAAGACGGCAATGGAAAAGGAAGCCGAGGCCGTTTGGGCATATGCGCGAGAGAAGAACATCACCCTGCGCACTGCCGCCTACGTTCTTGCGCTCTCTCGGATTGCCGAAGCTATGGAGGCCCTCGGAACGGACAAGTTTTTTAAGGCTTGAGGTGAGACCGCCGGCGCTGCGCTCCAGCGCCATCTGGCACAACGCCTGAAGGTCTTCACAGGTAAAGACGGCAGCTTGTGTGGCTGCCGTCACTCGAGAAACGGCTCAAAACCTGGAGGAAATGTCGTGACGACGATGGGAAAATCAACTGAGAGCAACCGCTTGGAGCAATCAATGTTTGGCTGGTTCGAACAGCGACTCAATCCCTTTCCCAGCGAGGACCCTGTCGCCCCGCCGAAAGGTCTCTTTGCCTTTTGCTGGCATTACAGCAAGCCGGCTGCGCCCTGGCTCGGCCTGATGGCCGTGCTGACCGCGCTGATCGCTATCGGCGAAGTGGCGCTCTTCCAGTTCCTCGGCGACATCGTCGGCTGGCTGACCAATGCCGGCCGCGCCACATTCCTGGAGAGAGAAGGTCACAAGCTTTTCTGGATGGCGGCGCTGGTGCTGGTCGGCCTGCCGCTGACGGCTGGGCTCGAGTCTTTCATCATGCATCAGATGATGCTCGGCAATTATCAGATGAGCGCACGCTGGCAGATGCACCGCTTCCTGCTGCGCCACAGCATGTCGTTCTTCGCCAACGAGGCGGCCGGGTGCGTCGGGACCAAGGTGATGCAGACCTCGATTGCGGTACGCGAAACGGTGATCAGGATCCTCGATGTCTTCGTCTATGTCGTGACCTACTTCCTGACGATGATCGTCGTGATTGCGGCAGCCGACTGGCGGCTGATGATCCCGATCCTCGTCTGGCTGGCCGTCTATATCAGCATCGTTGCCTATTTCGTGCCGCGGCTTCGCAAGATCGCGGCGGCGCAGGCGGATGCGCGCTCAATGATGACGGGACGTGTGGTCGACAGCTATACGAATATCGCGACGGTTAAGCTGTTTTCGCATGCGGGCCGCGAGGAGGTCTACGCCAAGGAAAGCATGGACGAGTTCCTGCAGATTGTGCACAAGCAGTTGCGCAAGGTGGCGCTCTTCCACATCTGCGTCTACCTGAACAACTGTGTTGCGCTCTTCGTCATCTCGGGCCAGTCGATCTGGTTCTGGCTGAGCGGAGCGATCTCGGTCAGCGCCATCGCCATCGCTATCGGTCTTGCCATGCGCTTCAACTTCATGTCGCAATGGATCATGCGGGAAGTCACGGCGCTGTTCGAGAATATCGGTACGGTCTATGACGGCATGGAGATGATGAGCAAACAGCACGACATCGTCGACAAGCCGGACGCACCCACCCTGACGGCGAAGAAGGGCGCGATCCACTACGACCGCATCCGCTTCCACTACGGCAAGAGCAAGGGCGTCATCGACAACCTGTCGCTCGACATCAAGGCAGGCGAGAAGGTCGGTCTGGTCGGGCGCTCCGGTGCCGGCAAGACGACGCTGATGAACCTGCTGCTGCGCTTTTATGATCTTGAGGATGGCCGCATCACCATCGACGGGCAGGATATCGCCGGTGTCTCGCAGGAAAGCCTGCGTTCGCTGATCGGCGTGGTGACGCAGGACACCTCGCTGCTGCATCGCTCGATCCGCGACAACATCGCCTATGGTCGTCCTGAAGCAACGGACGACGAGGTGATCGAGGCCGCCAAACGCGCCAATGCCTGGGAGTTCATCGAAGGCCTCGTCGACATGCAGGGCCGCGCGGGGCTCGACGCACAGGTCGGCGAACGCGGCGTCAAGTTGTCCGGTGGTCAGCGGCAGCGCGTCGCGATCGCCCGCGTCTTCCTGAAGGACGCGCCGATCCTGGTGCTCGACGAGGCAACCTCGGCGCTCGATTCGGAAGTCGAGGCGGCGATCCAGAAAAACCTCTTCACCCTGATGGAAGGCAAGACGGTGATCGCCATCGCCCACCGGCTTTCGACGCTGACGGAGATGGACCGGCTGATCGTACTCGACAAGGGCCGGATCATCGAGGCCGGCTCACACGGCGAGTTGATCGAGGCTGGCGGTATCTATGCCGACCTCTGGAACCGCCAGTCCGGCGGCTCCCTCTCCAATCACGCCGAGGAATCGGA contains the following coding sequences:
- a CDS encoding IS30 family transposase → MKRTYSQIDMDERRKIARWRTAGISVDVIAEKLHRHRSTIFRELRRNTFEDGEMPDLNGYYCVMANDMARERRAKLRKLARFSQLRQSVIERIMHGWSPQQIAGRLQLERHPISVSHETIYKFAYSSDGHAIKLWRHLPEHRARRRPRHARRRHGRRFTPDVNILYRPDAVAERKQFGHWECDLIQFRKKFGKANVTSLVERVSRFAVLLRNNDRQSRPVMDGLIQVLQSLPHLARRSIPFDRGTEFTDWPYLQASIGAQTWFCDPQSPWQKGTVENTNRRARKWLSREVDPLSLSDRDLTEICNHLNATPRKCLGYKTPAEVFRQKLLAQIRRTR
- a CDS encoding Glu/Leu/Phe/Val family dehydrogenase, giving the protein MATLFDNTLKRLIEAAEHRDLDPGFLEKLKNALEMTQARLSIRMDDGSTKCFLAFRCRYDDSLGPTKGGIRFHQQVNADEVMALALMMTSKCAVMDLPFGGGKGGVKVDPRGLSNTEQERLSRAYVRAFAGVIGPDRDIPAPDVGTNEKTMAWMMDEYSTIVGKRTPAVITGKPVMLGGSLGRDDATARGAYNIIQHKARTLGLKPGDRVAIQGFGNAGMHTAQLMAADGYKIVAVSDSKGAVHAPAGFDIGELLDAKRRGGSVTSMAGSAGVSEIPGDALVAVECEVLALAALENMVHKGNAGSIKASVIVELANGPITPEADEILEAMSVVILPDILANAGGVTVSYFEWLQNRQGDRWTLDQVHARLKTAMEKEAEAVWAYAREKNITLRTAAYVLALSRIAEAMEALGTDKFFKA
- a CDS encoding ABC transporter ATP-binding protein gives rise to the protein MFGWFEQRLNPFPSEDPVAPPKGLFAFCWHYSKPAAPWLGLMAVLTALIAIGEVALFQFLGDIVGWLTNAGRATFLEREGHKLFWMAALVLVGLPLTAGLESFIMHQMMLGNYQMSARWQMHRFLLRHSMSFFANEAAGCVGTKVMQTSIAVRETVIRILDVFVYVVTYFLTMIVVIAAADWRLMIPILVWLAVYISIVAYFVPRLRKIAAAQADARSMMTGRVVDSYTNIATVKLFSHAGREEVYAKESMDEFLQIVHKQLRKVALFHICVYLNNCVALFVISGQSIWFWLSGAISVSAIAIAIGLAMRFNFMSQWIMREVTALFENIGTVYDGMEMMSKQHDIVDKPDAPTLTAKKGAIHYDRIRFHYGKSKGVIDNLSLDIKAGEKVGLVGRSGAGKTTLMNLLLRFYDLEDGRITIDGQDIAGVSQESLRSLIGVVTQDTSLLHRSIRDNIAYGRPEATDDEVIEAAKRANAWEFIEGLVDMQGRAGLDAQVGERGVKLSGGQRQRVAIARVFLKDAPILVLDEATSALDSEVEAAIQKNLFTLMEGKTVIAIAHRLSTLTEMDRLIVLDKGRIIEAGSHGELIEAGGIYADLWNRQSGGSLSNHAEESEMAAE